In Arachis stenosperma cultivar V10309 chromosome 1, arast.V10309.gnm1.PFL2, whole genome shotgun sequence, one DNA window encodes the following:
- the LOC130968618 gene encoding homeobox protein knotted-1-like 4 isoform X2 — MAFHEHHMQHEIAFQRFTEEQELTAENRDMQQQRAAGVVAPPTWLNNPSSHHHRQQQNFLHQLQPPPPPPPETATTTEKSMDRNTSFESSDELREYKADILGHPLYDQLLSAHVSCLRIATPVDQLPRIDAQLQQSQRVVDKYSALANPVVDDKELDHFMTHYVLLLCAFKEQLQQHVRVHAMEAVMACWDLEQSLQSLTGVSPGEGTGATMSDDEDEQAESNGGGGGGGGNLYEGSFDGVDSLGFGPLVPTESERSLMERVRHELKHELKQGYKEKIVDIREEILRKRRAGKLPGDTTSLLKAWWQSHSKWPYPTEEDKARLVQETGLQLKQINNWFINQRKRNWHTNPSSSSNSKTKRKSAGESSNQSFM, encoded by the exons ATGGCTTTCCACGAGCACCATATGCAGCACGAGATAGCGTTTCAGCGCTTCACCGAGGAGCAAGAACTAACAGCAGAGAATAGGGACATGCAGCAGCAGAGGGCGGCGGGGGTGGTTGCGCCGCCGACGTGGCTCAACAACCCTAGCAGTCATCATCATCGACAGCAGCAGAATTTCCTGCACCAGCtgcaaccaccaccaccaccaccaccggAGACAGCGACGACGACGGAGAAGAGCATGGATCGGAACACAAGTTTCGAATCGTCGGATGAATTGAGGGAATACAAAGCAGACATCTTAGGACACCCGCTGTACGACCAGCTTCTGTCGGCTCATGTTTCTTGCCTGAGAATCGCCACGCCGGTTGACCAGCTTCCACGGATCGACGCGCAGTTGCAGCAGTCGCAGCGCGTCGTTGATAAGTACTCTGCCCTCGCAAACCCTGTCGTTGATGACAAGGAGCTCGATCACTTCatg ACACATTATGTTCTGCTGCTATGTGCGTTCAAGGAACAGTTGCAGCAACATGTCCGTGTTCATGCCATGGAAGCAGTGATGGCTTGTTGGGATCTCGAGCAGTCTCTACAAAGCTTGACCG GTGTATCTCCTGGGGAAGGAACGGGAGCAACAATGTCGGACGACGAAGATGAGCAAGCGGAGAGCAACGGtggcggcggcggcggcgggGGGAACCTTTACGAAGGAAGCTTTGACGGTGTTGATAGTCTTGGTTTTGGTCCTCTTGTGCCGACTGAGAGTGAAAGATCGTTGATGGAGCGAGTGAGGCATGAACTGAAGCATGAACTCAAACAGGGTTACAAGGAGAAGATCGTTGACATCCGTGAAGAGATTCTCCGCAAGAGAAGAGCTGGCAAGCTTCCTGGTGACACCACCTCCCTTCTCAAAGCTTGGTGGCAATCACATTCTAAATGGCCCTACCCTact GAGGAAGACAAGGCCAGGCTGGTGCAGGAAACTGGATTGCAATTAAAGCAGATAAATAATTGGTtcataaatcaaaggaaaaggAACTGGCATACTAACCCCTCTTCCTCTAGTAACTCTAAAACCAAGCGCAAGAG TGCAGGTGAGAGCAGTAACCAAAGCTTCATGTGA
- the LOC130968618 gene encoding homeobox protein knotted-1-like 4 isoform X1, whose product MAFHEHHMQHEIAFQRFTEEQELTAENRDMQQQRAAGVVAPPTWLNNPSSHHHRQQQNFLHQLQPPPPPPPETATTTEKSMDRNTSFESSDELREYKADILGHPLYDQLLSAHVSCLRIATPVDQLPRIDAQLQQSQRVVDKYSALANPVVDDKELDHFMTHYVLLLCAFKEQLQQHVRVHAMEAVMACWDLEQSLQSLTGVSPGEGTGATMSDDEDEQAESNGGGGGGGGNLYEGSFDGVDSLGFGPLVPTESERSLMERVRHELKHELKQGYKEKIVDIREEILRKRRAGKLPGDTTSLLKAWWQSHSKWPYPTEEDKARLVQETGLQLKQINNWFINQRKRNWHTNPSSSSNSKTKRKSSAGESSNQSFM is encoded by the exons ATGGCTTTCCACGAGCACCATATGCAGCACGAGATAGCGTTTCAGCGCTTCACCGAGGAGCAAGAACTAACAGCAGAGAATAGGGACATGCAGCAGCAGAGGGCGGCGGGGGTGGTTGCGCCGCCGACGTGGCTCAACAACCCTAGCAGTCATCATCATCGACAGCAGCAGAATTTCCTGCACCAGCtgcaaccaccaccaccaccaccaccggAGACAGCGACGACGACGGAGAAGAGCATGGATCGGAACACAAGTTTCGAATCGTCGGATGAATTGAGGGAATACAAAGCAGACATCTTAGGACACCCGCTGTACGACCAGCTTCTGTCGGCTCATGTTTCTTGCCTGAGAATCGCCACGCCGGTTGACCAGCTTCCACGGATCGACGCGCAGTTGCAGCAGTCGCAGCGCGTCGTTGATAAGTACTCTGCCCTCGCAAACCCTGTCGTTGATGACAAGGAGCTCGATCACTTCatg ACACATTATGTTCTGCTGCTATGTGCGTTCAAGGAACAGTTGCAGCAACATGTCCGTGTTCATGCCATGGAAGCAGTGATGGCTTGTTGGGATCTCGAGCAGTCTCTACAAAGCTTGACCG GTGTATCTCCTGGGGAAGGAACGGGAGCAACAATGTCGGACGACGAAGATGAGCAAGCGGAGAGCAACGGtggcggcggcggcggcgggGGGAACCTTTACGAAGGAAGCTTTGACGGTGTTGATAGTCTTGGTTTTGGTCCTCTTGTGCCGACTGAGAGTGAAAGATCGTTGATGGAGCGAGTGAGGCATGAACTGAAGCATGAACTCAAACAGGGTTACAAGGAGAAGATCGTTGACATCCGTGAAGAGATTCTCCGCAAGAGAAGAGCTGGCAAGCTTCCTGGTGACACCACCTCCCTTCTCAAAGCTTGGTGGCAATCACATTCTAAATGGCCCTACCCTact GAGGAAGACAAGGCCAGGCTGGTGCAGGAAACTGGATTGCAATTAAAGCAGATAAATAATTGGTtcataaatcaaaggaaaaggAACTGGCATACTAACCCCTCTTCCTCTAGTAACTCTAAAACCAAGCGCAAGAG CAGTGCAGGTGAGAGCAGTAACCAAAGCTTCATGTGA
- the LOC130968627 gene encoding uncharacterized protein LOC130968627, whose amino-acid sequence MGSYEGRPLVMEMEHDRGFEGLEDGSGCGCGCFRSLSLRWWRGGDEEGKRLLAEQKGVGGEGEAWMMEKLRKVKEASEVIAGPKWKTFIRKISGYGKKHQKQRFQYDEHSYALNFNSGAQSEDEDHIPPSFSARFSAPIPVGRRQNES is encoded by the coding sequence ATGGGTTCTTACGAGGGAAGACCATTGGTGATGGAAATGGAGCACGATCGAGGTTTTGAAGGCCTGGAAGATGGTAGCGGATGCGGATGCGGATGCTTTCGTAGTCTCAGCTTGAGGTGGTGGCGCGGCGGCGACGAAGAAGGTAAGCGTTTACTGGCGGAGCAAAAGGGCGTCGGCGGCGAAGGAGAAGCATGGATGATGGAAAAGTTAAGGAAGGTGAAGGAGGCTTCGGAAGTGATTGCGGGTCCAAAGTGGAAAACTTTCATAAGAAAGATAAGTGGGTATGGCAAGAAGCATCAAAAGCAGAGGTTTCAATATGATGAACACAGTTATGCTCTCAACTTCAATAGTGGAGCTCAAAGCGAAGATGAAGATCACATACCTCCAAGTTTCTCAGCCAGATTTTCTGCTCCTATTCCTGTTGGTCGCCGCCAAAATGAGTCAtga
- the LOC130968634 gene encoding uncharacterized protein LOC130968634 isoform X1: MAFDQNSVTKDLRPLNVATTLAMAEEHFVSPPTTATATTPPTPNSGREMGSPGTPQVPLFYSPTVSDGATLVGLSYGNVPSTAGTTWCLRPAMSIAHPNANPAIGFNYGHSCCNRVAPGNATLNLGNWVGTNGAMDKACNDAGNGFPAYGGLRINRVVANATDQATYGHTAGHRADHVVEDGGGSGGGVDESVSGRKVKFLCSFGGRILPRPSDGMLRYVGGKTRIISVRRDVRFNDLMQKMVDTYGQPVVIKYQLPEEELDALVSVSCPDDVEHMMEEYEKLMERSPDGSAKLRVFLFSAADLEISGGMHFADLQDSGQRYVEAVNGIADEISIGITRKESVTSAASTQNSDLSGSETLDSLISGDVSAVPKGNVAASSDTPSNLMASEASGASAVLMGMSAARTPTHAPYFHNEVDLERSIPATMSQQSVGLQQSGMEVPYSSPYLQPFFDLRQEVMNYADYVQMPPQTGFRNAQLLGKTGQVFTQPQFHDNNPGSASHQVIPGMQMTFTQQGMPSHVGVTSNVVQPQPVMQLQQNRSEQYNDENTSGMRIFQLPTEQGYNTYQVPMNRVPSVIVGGNYGWVQVPSQDQVVYSDGLLPQQQVMVPEKSQRVEDCSLCQTKLPHAHSDSVVQDQHINGAGSIPDSVPAYHSLPTEDNSRAQATNNVMSREGIAEQVSQAKPQVIRKPESPDGLTCTEKTAPPQNLEPQPEGVRIFTQKLDGSDYPRNSTMYETIGRTGGKQCPTLSPIDGLMGSSPLSYIDDVAHRHMSPVENSSKQDVFVNKTGHNNISRVDGNGTATQTSECMAQGSPKEYTTELSGVVPKSELVDKITQDHLKPIDGRMDTLNVRIPEVHVSNDRCFQPVDKSSGVARVPSMLPSSREILYAHNSRPGEYNEVAQHPVWGIPGLNHQSQVANHHKDETTSSISQSVRFGDIQDSTNSLFSNQDPWNIQHGTFFPIARPNKAVLKKETYSHGHDFGEFPGNSGEQNLGAQFDDGLYQSLKQHLPLEHVRSAKGSAEDQQLQAVAEDVAASVLHSRIPSNPDLHARDNMYLENTEDGEDKNNLIDVSETQSIKSKQPETTNFGFPASDVGGLQVIKNCDLEELTELGSGTFGTVYHGKWRGTDVAIKRITDRCFAGKPSEQERMRADFWNEAIKLADLHHPNVVAFYGVVLDGPGGSVATVTEYMVNGSLRTALLKNGRNLDKRKRLLIAMDVAFGMEYLHGKNIVHFDLKSDNLLVNLRDPHRPICKVGDLGLSKVKRQTLISGGVRGTLPWMAPELLNGSSSLVSEKVDVFSFGIVMWELLTGEEPYADLHYGAIIGGIVSNTLRPPVPESCDSKWRLLMETCWSSEPSERPSFTEIANELRSMATKITAKGQAQQQQPPSSLQSQVQK; the protein is encoded by the exons ATGGCTTTTGATCAAAATTCCGTAACAAAAGATCTGCGTCCGCTGAATGTAGCTACGACCTTGGCTATGGCGGAGGAGCACTTCGTTTCACCGCCGACCACCGCCACAGCCACCACACCTCCCACGCCCAATTCGGGTCGTGAAATGGGAAGCCCCGGCACGCCGCAGGTACCTCTTTTCTACTCACCTACAGTCTCTGACGGCGCCACCCTCGTTGGATTGAGCTACGGGAATGTGCCCTCCACCGCTGGCACTACGTGGTGCTTACGTCCCGCCATGTCCATTGCCCATCCCAATGCGAACCCTGCCATTGGGTTTAATTATGGTCATAGTTGTTGTAATAGGGTTGCACCTGGCAATGCTACTTTGAATTTGGGGAACTGGGTGGGGACTAATGGCGCAATGGATAAGGCTTGTAATGATGCTGGTAATGGTTTTCCTGCCTACGGTGGTCTTAGGATTAACAGGgtcgttgccaacgccactgATCAGGCTACTTATGGCCATACTGCTGGCCACCGGGCTGATCATGTTGTTGAGGATGGCGGCGGTAGTGGTGGCGGCGTCGATGAATCTGTTTCTGGGAGGAAAGTGAAGTTCTTGTGCAGCTTTGGCGGGAGGATTTTGCCGAGGCCTAGTGATGGCATGTTGAGATATGTTGGAGGGAAGACTAGGATTATTAGTGTTAGGAGAGATGTGAGGTTCAATGATTTGATGCAGAAGATGGTTGATACTTATGGGCAGCCTGTGGTTATAAAGTATCAGCTCCCTGAGGAGGAGCTTGATGCACTGGTCTCAGTTTCGTGCCCCGATGATGTTGAGCATATGATGGAGGAGTATGAAAAGTTGATGGAGAGGTCCCCTGACGGCTCTGCTAAATTGAGGGTTTTCCTTTTTTCTGCTGCTGATCTTGAAATCTCCGGCGGGATGCACTTTGCAGACTTGCAGGATAGCGGTCAGAGATATGTCGAGGCCGTGAATGGAATTGCAGATGAGATTAGTATTGGAATCACTAGGAAGGAGAGCGTTACAAGTGCAGCCTCAACTCAGAATTCTGATTTGAGTGGCTCGGAGACCCTTGATAGTTTAATTTCTGGTGATGTAAGTGCAGTGCCTAAGGGAAATGTAGCAGCTTCTTCTGACACTCCTTCAAATTTGATGGCTTCTGAGGCCAGTGGAGCTTCTGCAGTTTTGATGGGCATGTCGGCTGCTAGGACTCCAACCCACGCACCATATTTCCATAATGAGGTCGACCTTGAGAGGTCTATACCTGCTACAATGTCTCAGCAGTCAGTTGGGTTGCAGCAAAGTGGAATGGAAGTTCCATATTCTTCACCTTATTTACAGCCCTTTTTTGATTTGCGCCAGGAAGTTATGAATTATGCAGATTATGTCCAGATGCCTCCACAGACAGGGTTTCGAAATGCTCAGCTTCTAGGGAAGACAGGGCAAGTCTTCACTCAACCACAGTTTCATGATAACAATCCAGGTTCAGCATCTCATCAGGTCATTCCTGGCATGCAAATGACATTTACTCAACAAGGCATGCCTTCTCATGTTGGTGTGACGTCAAATGTCGTCCAACCACAACCTGTGATGCAACTACAGCAAAATCGTTCAGAGCAGTATAATGATGAAAATACATCAGGGATGAGAATTTTCCAGCTTCCCACTGAGCAAGGTTACAACACTTACCAGGTTCCAATGAATCGAGTCCCTTCTGTCATCGTTGGAGGTAATTATGGCTGGGTTCAGGTTCCTTCACAAGATCAAGTTGTTTACTCTGATGGGTTATTACCCCAACAACAGGTAATGGTCCCTGAGAAAAGCCAAAGAGTGGAGGACTGTTCATTATGCCAAACAAAACTGCCTCATGCACATTCCGATTCAGTGGTTCAAGATCAACATATTAATGGTGCAGGATCAATTCCTGATTCAGTCCCAGCTTATCATAGTCTCCCCACGGAGGACAACTCAAGAGCTCAAGCTACAAACAATGTTATGTCAAGGGAAGGTATTGCTGAACAAGTGTCCCAGGCCAAACCACAGGTTATTAGAAAACCGGAGTCCCCAGATGGACTAACTTGTACTGAAAAAACTGCACCTCCTCAAAATCTTGAGCCACAACCTGAGGGAGTTAGAATTTTTACGCAAAAGCTAGATGGTTCTGATTATCCTAGAAATTCAACTATGTACGAAACAATTGGAAGGACAGGGGGGAAACAATGTCCAACACTGTCTCCAATTGATGGGCTCATGGGAAGTTCACCACTATCTTATATTGATGATGTTGCCCACCGGCATATGTCTCCAGTTGAAAACTCGAGTAAACAGGATGTGTTTGTGAATAAAACTGGCCATAACAATATTTCTAGAGTTGATGGGAATGGGACAGCTACACAAACTTCAGAATGCATGGCCCAAGGATCTCCAAAAGAATATACTACTGAGCTTTCTGGTGTTGTACCAAAGTCAGAGTTGGTGGATAAGATTACACAGGACCATCTGAAACCTATTGATGGAAGGATGGACACCCTCAACGTACGCATTCCTGAAGTTCATGTGAGTAATGATCGCTGCTTTCAGCCGGTTGATAAATCTAGCGGGGTTGCTAGGGTTCCTAGTATGCTGCCTTCTTCTAGAGAAATTTTGTATGCCCATAATTCTAGGCCAGGGGAATACAATGAGGTTGCACAACACCCTGTTTGGGGCATTCCTGGTTTGAATCATCAGTCACAAGTAGCAAACCACCACAAGGATGAAACAACTTCATCAATATCACAATCTGTAAGGTTTGGAGATATTCAGGATTCGACAAACTCACTTTTCAGCAATCAAGATCCTTGGAATATACAGCATGGTACCTTCTTTCCAATTGCTAGACCTAACAAAGCTGTTTTGAAGAAAGAAACCTATTCTCATGGGCATGACTTTGGTGAGTTTCCAGGCAACTCTGGCGAACAAAATTTaggagcacaatttgatgatGGCCTCTACCAGTCTTTGAAACAGCATTTACCTTTAGAACATGTTCGATCTGCCAAAG GTTCAGCAGAAGATCAACAACTACAGGCTGTTGCTGAAGATGTAGCAGCTTCTGTTCTGCACTCAAGAATTCCTTCAAATCCTGACTTGCATGCAAGAGACAATATGTACCTTGAAAACACAGAGGATGGTGAAGATAAAAACAATCTGATAGATGTTTCTGAAACTCAG AGCATCAAGAGCAAGCAACCAGAAACGACAAATTTTGGCTTTCCAGCATCAGATGTTGGAGGATTGCAG GTAATAAAGAACTGTGACCTTGAAGAGCTTACAGAATTAGGATCTGGTACATTTGGGACTGTGTATCATGGAAAATGGAGAGGCACTGATGTTGCAATCAAGCGGATTACTGATAGGTGCTTTGCAGGAAAGCCTTCAGAGCAAGAGCGAATG AGAGCTGACTTCTGGAATGAGGCAATCAAGCTTGCTGATTTGCACCACCCAAATGTGGTGGCATTCTATGGTGTTGTCCTTGATGGCCCAGGAGGTTCTGTGGCAACAGTAACTGAATATATGGTTAATGGTTCTCTAAGAACTGCCTTGCTGAAGAATGGGAG GAACCTTGACAAGCGCAAGCGACTCTTGATTGCAATGGATGTGGCCTTTGGTATGGAGTACCTGCATGGAAAAAACATAGTTCACTTTGACTTGAAAAGTGATAACTTGCTTGTGAATCTCCGAGATCCCCACCGCCCAATATGCAAG GTTGGTGACTTGGGTCTTTCCAAAGTGAAGCGTCAGACACTGATCTCTGGTGGTGTGAGAGGAACTCTACCTTGGATGGCTCCAGAGCTGCTGAATGGGAGCAGTAGCCTTGTTTCGGAGAAG GTTGATGTTTTCTCATTTGGTATTGTCATGTGGGAACTCTTGACTGGAGAAGAGCCATACGCTGATTTGCATTATGGTGCCATTATAG GTGGTATTGTGAGCAACACTTTGCGCCCTCCAGTTCCGGAATCTTGCGATTCAAAATGGAGGTTGCTGATGGAGACTTGCTGGTCCTCAGAACCATCGGAGAGACCTAGCTTCACTGAGATTGCCAATGAATTGCGATCCATGGCAACCAAGATCACTGCCAAAGGTCAAGCCCAACAGCAGCAGCCACCCTCTTCCTTGCAGAGCCAAGTGCAGAAATGA
- the LOC130968634 gene encoding uncharacterized protein LOC130968634 isoform X2, with the protein MAFDQNSVTKDLRPLNVATTLAMAEEHFVSPPTTATATTPPTPNSGREMGSPGTPQVPLFYSPTVSDGATLVGLSYGNVPSTAGTTWCLRPAMSIAHPNANPAIGFNYGHSCCNRVAPGNATLNLGNWVGTNGAMDKACNDAGNGFPAYGGLRINRVVANATDQATYGHTAGHRADHVVEDGGGSGGGVDESVSGRKVKFLCSFGGRILPRPSDGMLRYVGGKTRIISVRRDVRFNDLMQKMVDTYGQPVVIKYQLPEEELDALVSVSCPDDVEHMMEEYEKLMERSPDGSAKLRVFLFSAADLEISGGMHFADLQDSGQRYVEAVNGIADEISIGITRKESVTSAASTQNSDLSGSETLDSLISGDVSAVPKGNVAASSDTPSNLMASEASGASAVLMGMSAARTPTHAPYFHNEVDLERSIPATMSQQSVGLQQSGMEVPYSSPYLQPFFDLRQEVMNYADYVQMPPQTGFRNAQLLGKTGQVFTQPQFHDNNPGSASHQVIPGMQMTFTQQGMPSHVGVTSNVVQPQPVMQLQQNRSEQYNDENTSGMRIFQLPTEQGYNTYQVPMNRVPSVIVGGNYGWVQVPSQDQVVYSDGLLPQQQVMVPEKSQRVEDCSLCQTKLPHAHSDSVVQDQHINGAGSIPDSVPAYHSLPTEDNSRAQATNNVMSREGIAEQVSQAKPQVIRKPESPDGLTCTEKTAPPQNLEPQPEGVRIFTQKLDGSDYPRNSTMYETIGRTGGKQCPTLSPIDGLMGSSPLSYIDDVAHRHMSPVENSSKQDVFVNKTGHNNISRVDGNGTATQTSECMAQGSPKEYTTELSGVVPKSELVDKITQDHLKPIDGRMDTLNVRIPEVHVSNDRCFQPVDKSSGVARVPSMLPSSREILYAHNSRPGEYNEVAQHPVWGIPGLNHQSQVANHHKDETTSSISQSVRFGDIQDSTNSLFSNQDPWNIQHGNSGEQNLGAQFDDGLYQSLKQHLPLEHVRSAKGSAEDQQLQAVAEDVAASVLHSRIPSNPDLHARDNMYLENTEDGEDKNNLIDVSETQSIKSKQPETTNFGFPASDVGGLQVIKNCDLEELTELGSGTFGTVYHGKWRGTDVAIKRITDRCFAGKPSEQERMRADFWNEAIKLADLHHPNVVAFYGVVLDGPGGSVATVTEYMVNGSLRTALLKNGRNLDKRKRLLIAMDVAFGMEYLHGKNIVHFDLKSDNLLVNLRDPHRPICKVGDLGLSKVKRQTLISGGVRGTLPWMAPELLNGSSSLVSEKVDVFSFGIVMWELLTGEEPYADLHYGAIIGGIVSNTLRPPVPESCDSKWRLLMETCWSSEPSERPSFTEIANELRSMATKITAKGQAQQQQPPSSLQSQVQK; encoded by the exons ATGGCTTTTGATCAAAATTCCGTAACAAAAGATCTGCGTCCGCTGAATGTAGCTACGACCTTGGCTATGGCGGAGGAGCACTTCGTTTCACCGCCGACCACCGCCACAGCCACCACACCTCCCACGCCCAATTCGGGTCGTGAAATGGGAAGCCCCGGCACGCCGCAGGTACCTCTTTTCTACTCACCTACAGTCTCTGACGGCGCCACCCTCGTTGGATTGAGCTACGGGAATGTGCCCTCCACCGCTGGCACTACGTGGTGCTTACGTCCCGCCATGTCCATTGCCCATCCCAATGCGAACCCTGCCATTGGGTTTAATTATGGTCATAGTTGTTGTAATAGGGTTGCACCTGGCAATGCTACTTTGAATTTGGGGAACTGGGTGGGGACTAATGGCGCAATGGATAAGGCTTGTAATGATGCTGGTAATGGTTTTCCTGCCTACGGTGGTCTTAGGATTAACAGGgtcgttgccaacgccactgATCAGGCTACTTATGGCCATACTGCTGGCCACCGGGCTGATCATGTTGTTGAGGATGGCGGCGGTAGTGGTGGCGGCGTCGATGAATCTGTTTCTGGGAGGAAAGTGAAGTTCTTGTGCAGCTTTGGCGGGAGGATTTTGCCGAGGCCTAGTGATGGCATGTTGAGATATGTTGGAGGGAAGACTAGGATTATTAGTGTTAGGAGAGATGTGAGGTTCAATGATTTGATGCAGAAGATGGTTGATACTTATGGGCAGCCTGTGGTTATAAAGTATCAGCTCCCTGAGGAGGAGCTTGATGCACTGGTCTCAGTTTCGTGCCCCGATGATGTTGAGCATATGATGGAGGAGTATGAAAAGTTGATGGAGAGGTCCCCTGACGGCTCTGCTAAATTGAGGGTTTTCCTTTTTTCTGCTGCTGATCTTGAAATCTCCGGCGGGATGCACTTTGCAGACTTGCAGGATAGCGGTCAGAGATATGTCGAGGCCGTGAATGGAATTGCAGATGAGATTAGTATTGGAATCACTAGGAAGGAGAGCGTTACAAGTGCAGCCTCAACTCAGAATTCTGATTTGAGTGGCTCGGAGACCCTTGATAGTTTAATTTCTGGTGATGTAAGTGCAGTGCCTAAGGGAAATGTAGCAGCTTCTTCTGACACTCCTTCAAATTTGATGGCTTCTGAGGCCAGTGGAGCTTCTGCAGTTTTGATGGGCATGTCGGCTGCTAGGACTCCAACCCACGCACCATATTTCCATAATGAGGTCGACCTTGAGAGGTCTATACCTGCTACAATGTCTCAGCAGTCAGTTGGGTTGCAGCAAAGTGGAATGGAAGTTCCATATTCTTCACCTTATTTACAGCCCTTTTTTGATTTGCGCCAGGAAGTTATGAATTATGCAGATTATGTCCAGATGCCTCCACAGACAGGGTTTCGAAATGCTCAGCTTCTAGGGAAGACAGGGCAAGTCTTCACTCAACCACAGTTTCATGATAACAATCCAGGTTCAGCATCTCATCAGGTCATTCCTGGCATGCAAATGACATTTACTCAACAAGGCATGCCTTCTCATGTTGGTGTGACGTCAAATGTCGTCCAACCACAACCTGTGATGCAACTACAGCAAAATCGTTCAGAGCAGTATAATGATGAAAATACATCAGGGATGAGAATTTTCCAGCTTCCCACTGAGCAAGGTTACAACACTTACCAGGTTCCAATGAATCGAGTCCCTTCTGTCATCGTTGGAGGTAATTATGGCTGGGTTCAGGTTCCTTCACAAGATCAAGTTGTTTACTCTGATGGGTTATTACCCCAACAACAGGTAATGGTCCCTGAGAAAAGCCAAAGAGTGGAGGACTGTTCATTATGCCAAACAAAACTGCCTCATGCACATTCCGATTCAGTGGTTCAAGATCAACATATTAATGGTGCAGGATCAATTCCTGATTCAGTCCCAGCTTATCATAGTCTCCCCACGGAGGACAACTCAAGAGCTCAAGCTACAAACAATGTTATGTCAAGGGAAGGTATTGCTGAACAAGTGTCCCAGGCCAAACCACAGGTTATTAGAAAACCGGAGTCCCCAGATGGACTAACTTGTACTGAAAAAACTGCACCTCCTCAAAATCTTGAGCCACAACCTGAGGGAGTTAGAATTTTTACGCAAAAGCTAGATGGTTCTGATTATCCTAGAAATTCAACTATGTACGAAACAATTGGAAGGACAGGGGGGAAACAATGTCCAACACTGTCTCCAATTGATGGGCTCATGGGAAGTTCACCACTATCTTATATTGATGATGTTGCCCACCGGCATATGTCTCCAGTTGAAAACTCGAGTAAACAGGATGTGTTTGTGAATAAAACTGGCCATAACAATATTTCTAGAGTTGATGGGAATGGGACAGCTACACAAACTTCAGAATGCATGGCCCAAGGATCTCCAAAAGAATATACTACTGAGCTTTCTGGTGTTGTACCAAAGTCAGAGTTGGTGGATAAGATTACACAGGACCATCTGAAACCTATTGATGGAAGGATGGACACCCTCAACGTACGCATTCCTGAAGTTCATGTGAGTAATGATCGCTGCTTTCAGCCGGTTGATAAATCTAGCGGGGTTGCTAGGGTTCCTAGTATGCTGCCTTCTTCTAGAGAAATTTTGTATGCCCATAATTCTAGGCCAGGGGAATACAATGAGGTTGCACAACACCCTGTTTGGGGCATTCCTGGTTTGAATCATCAGTCACAAGTAGCAAACCACCACAAGGATGAAACAACTTCATCAATATCACAATCTGTAAGGTTTGGAGATATTCAGGATTCGACAAACTCACTTTTCAGCAATCAAGATCCTTGGAATATACAGCATG GCAACTCTGGCGAACAAAATTTaggagcacaatttgatgatGGCCTCTACCAGTCTTTGAAACAGCATTTACCTTTAGAACATGTTCGATCTGCCAAAG GTTCAGCAGAAGATCAACAACTACAGGCTGTTGCTGAAGATGTAGCAGCTTCTGTTCTGCACTCAAGAATTCCTTCAAATCCTGACTTGCATGCAAGAGACAATATGTACCTTGAAAACACAGAGGATGGTGAAGATAAAAACAATCTGATAGATGTTTCTGAAACTCAG AGCATCAAGAGCAAGCAACCAGAAACGACAAATTTTGGCTTTCCAGCATCAGATGTTGGAGGATTGCAG GTAATAAAGAACTGTGACCTTGAAGAGCTTACAGAATTAGGATCTGGTACATTTGGGACTGTGTATCATGGAAAATGGAGAGGCACTGATGTTGCAATCAAGCGGATTACTGATAGGTGCTTTGCAGGAAAGCCTTCAGAGCAAGAGCGAATG AGAGCTGACTTCTGGAATGAGGCAATCAAGCTTGCTGATTTGCACCACCCAAATGTGGTGGCATTCTATGGTGTTGTCCTTGATGGCCCAGGAGGTTCTGTGGCAACAGTAACTGAATATATGGTTAATGGTTCTCTAAGAACTGCCTTGCTGAAGAATGGGAG GAACCTTGACAAGCGCAAGCGACTCTTGATTGCAATGGATGTGGCCTTTGGTATGGAGTACCTGCATGGAAAAAACATAGTTCACTTTGACTTGAAAAGTGATAACTTGCTTGTGAATCTCCGAGATCCCCACCGCCCAATATGCAAG GTTGGTGACTTGGGTCTTTCCAAAGTGAAGCGTCAGACACTGATCTCTGGTGGTGTGAGAGGAACTCTACCTTGGATGGCTCCAGAGCTGCTGAATGGGAGCAGTAGCCTTGTTTCGGAGAAG GTTGATGTTTTCTCATTTGGTATTGTCATGTGGGAACTCTTGACTGGAGAAGAGCCATACGCTGATTTGCATTATGGTGCCATTATAG GTGGTATTGTGAGCAACACTTTGCGCCCTCCAGTTCCGGAATCTTGCGATTCAAAATGGAGGTTGCTGATGGAGACTTGCTGGTCCTCAGAACCATCGGAGAGACCTAGCTTCACTGAGATTGCCAATGAATTGCGATCCATGGCAACCAAGATCACTGCCAAAGGTCAAGCCCAACAGCAGCAGCCACCCTCTTCCTTGCAGAGCCAAGTGCAGAAATGA